ACCGCGACACCACGCTGGTCATCACCGGCAACGGCGACGTGCTGGACCCCGAGGGCGGCATCGCCGCGATCGGCTCGGGCGGCGCGTATGCGCAGTCGGCGGCCAAGGCGCTGATGGAGAACACCGAGATGGCGCCGAAGGACGTGGTCGAAAAGGCGCTGACCATCGCCGGCGAGCTCTGCATCTACACCAACACCAATTTCGTCATCGAGACGCTGGAATAAGCCGCTGGCACCAGCGGGGGCCGGCGTACGCCCCCCCCCCCGCACCGCGCCCCAACTGAACGGATACCATGTCGCACACCATGACCCCGTCGGAAATCGTTTCCGAACTCGACAAGCACATCATCGGCCAGAACAAGGCCAAGAAGGCCGTGGCGGTGGCGCTGCGCAACCGCTGGCGTCGCCAGCAGGTGGCCGAGCCCCTGCGCCAGGAAATCACCCCCAAGAACATCCTGATGATCGGCCCGACCGGCGTCGGCAAGACCGAGATCGCACGGCGCCTGGCCAAGCTGGCCGACGCGCCCTTCATCAAGATCGAGGCGACCAAGTTCACCGAGGTGGGCTATGTCGGCCGCGACGTCGACACCATCGTGCGCGACCTCGCCGAGATGGCGATCAAGCAGACGCGCGAATCCGAGATGAAGAAGGTGCGCACCAAGGCCGAGGACGCGGCCGAGGACCGGCTGCTCGACGTGCTGCTGCCGCCCCCGCGCGATATCGGCTTCTCGCAGCCGGAAGAGAAGGATTCCAACACGCGCCAGGTGTTCCGCAAGAAGCTGCGCGAAGGCCAGCTCGACGACAAGGACATCGAGCTCGAGGTTTCCGCCGGCATGCCGAGCATGGACATCATGGGCCCGCCGGGCATGGAAGACATGACCGAGCAGATCCGCACCATGTTTGCCGGCCTGGGCCAGGGCAAGAAGGCGCGCCGCAAGATGAAGGTCAAGGAAGCCTTCAAGCTGCTGATCGACGAAGAGGCCGCCAAGCTGGTCAATGACGAGGAGCTGAAGCACAAGGCCATCGCCAATGTCGAGCAGAACGGCATCGTGTTCCTGGACGAGATCGACAAGATCGCCAGCCGCAGCGACATCGGCGGCGGCGAGGTGTCGCGCCAGGGCGTGCAGCGCGACCTGCTGCCGCTGGTCGAAGGCACCACGGTGAACACCAAGTACGGCATGATCAAGACCGACCACATCCTGTTCATTGCCTCGGGCGCGTTCCACCTGTCCAAGCCGAGCGACCTGATCCCCGAGCTGCAGGGCCGCTTCCCGATCCGCGTCGAACTGGAATCGCTGTCGGTGCAGGACTTCGAGGCCATCCTGACGCAGACCGATGCCAGCCTGACCAAGCAATACCAGGCGCTGCTGAACACCGAAGAGGTCAACCTGGTGTTCGCGCCGGACGGCATCCGCCGGCTTGCCGAAATCGCGTTCTCGGTCAACGAGAAGGTCGAGAACATTGGCGCGCGCCGGCTCTATACGGTGATGGAGCGGCTGCTGGAAGACCTGTCGTTCCACGCCAGCAAGTCGTCCGGCGAGACCGTGACCATCGATGCGGCGTATGTCGAGGAACGCCTGGGCGACCTCGCCGGCAACGAGGACCTGTCGCGCTACGTGCTGTAAAGCCCGCAGCATGGCAAGCGAAAGGCGCACCACGGTGCGCCTTTTTTCATGTCCGTGCGTTTCCACCTGCCACATCCCGGTAAGGCTCGTAAGCATTGGTAAGCCCGCTGGCCGGCGTGGCCGGGCAATGCGACCCTTGCGCACCTTGACGGTCGATTGACCGGTGCGGGAGCCACCGCATCCCCCTCAACCCACTGGCAGGAGAAATCACATGGTCCATTACAAGACCCGCCGGGTGGTGCTCGCCACGGGCGGCCTGCTCGCCGCGCTGGCCGCGGCCACGGCCTTCCTTTGCATCCGTCCGGCCACGCCGGCGGCCGAAGCCGCGCAATCGGGCACCATCGGCGCGGCGGCCGCCGCGGCGGCGACACTGGCGCTGGATTCGGGCGCGCTGTTTACGCTGGCGGACCGCCATGCCGGCGACGCCATGCGCATTGCCGACAGCGGCACGCCGCCGGACGGCGCCGACGGCCTCGACTGGGACTACGTCCAGCTGCGCCTGTAAGGCGGCGCCATGCCTCGCCAATGCAAAAGGCCGCGCACGTGCGCGGCCTTTTGCATTGGGGGGCGCGTTCAGCGCGTTCAGCGTGATACCGGCCGCTTGCCCAGCTTGCGCTGCAAGGTGCGCCGGTGCATGTTCAGCGCGCGCGC
The window above is part of the Cupriavidus taiwanensis LMG 19424 genome. Proteins encoded here:
- the hslU gene encoding ATP-dependent protease ATPase subunit HslU — its product is MSHTMTPSEIVSELDKHIIGQNKAKKAVAVALRNRWRRQQVAEPLRQEITPKNILMIGPTGVGKTEIARRLAKLADAPFIKIEATKFTEVGYVGRDVDTIVRDLAEMAIKQTRESEMKKVRTKAEDAAEDRLLDVLLPPPRDIGFSQPEEKDSNTRQVFRKKLREGQLDDKDIELEVSAGMPSMDIMGPPGMEDMTEQIRTMFAGLGQGKKARRKMKVKEAFKLLIDEEAAKLVNDEELKHKAIANVEQNGIVFLDEIDKIASRSDIGGGEVSRQGVQRDLLPLVEGTTVNTKYGMIKTDHILFIASGAFHLSKPSDLIPELQGRFPIRVELESLSVQDFEAILTQTDASLTKQYQALLNTEEVNLVFAPDGIRRLAEIAFSVNEKVENIGARRLYTVMERLLEDLSFHASKSSGETVTIDAAYVEERLGDLAGNEDLSRYVL